In a genomic window of Pelecanus crispus isolate bPelCri1 chromosome 1, bPelCri1.pri, whole genome shotgun sequence:
- the LOC104028278 gene encoding secreted frizzled-related protein 2, translating into MFLIAKILVFALSGFLRAATGFDIGLSTKCVVIPKEMDMCHKIGYSEMRLPNLMGHTSMAEVILKSTTWQHLAHTDCHPHVRTFLCSLFAPICLDTFIHPCRSMCVAVRDSCAPVLACHGHPWPDSLDCDRFPADEDMCLASLTKEYKYLQKVLPKPACQACPAVEEFFTHKRVLEAFCDSNFAVKVKLSKRRTVLGDQEYNIECQVEFITQGSLLPHETQSMIQQWLLINENCTQRMTPTHRPMVYLLVGNIEEGIISVNQVYRWQRRDSQLTLATQKWRHHKCL; encoded by the exons ATGTTCTTGATCgcaaaaatacttgtttttgcTCTGAGTGGTTTCCTAAGAGCGGCAACAGGCTTTGACATTGGATTATCCACGAAATGTGTAGTGATACCCAAGGAGATGGACATGTGCCACAAGATTGGGTACTCTGAAATGAGGCTTCCTAACCTGATGGGACACACAAGCATGGCAGAGGTTATCCTAAAATCCACCACCTGGCAGCACCTTGCGCACACGGACTGTCACCCTCACGTGAGGACATTCCTGTGCTCCCTGTTTGCACCCATCTGTTTAGATAC GTTTATCCACCCTTGTAGGAGCATGTGTGTTGCCGTCCGTGACAGCTGTGCCCCCGTGCTCGCCTGCCACGGACACCCCTGGCCTGACAGTCTGGACTGCGATCGATTCCCTGCGGACGAGGACATGTGCCTGGCATCTCTTACAAAGGAATATAAATACTTGCAGAAAG TCCTACCAAAGCCTGCCTGCCAGGCCTGCCCAGCAGTGGAGGAATTCTTTACGCACAAAAGAGTTCTTGAAGCTTTCTGTGACAGTAACTTCG cagtCAAAGTAAAGCTGTCCAAAAGGAGAACAGTACTTGGTGACCAAGAGTATAACATTGAATGCCAAGTGGAATTCATTACCCAGGGTTCACTCTTGCCTCATGAAACTCAGAGTATGATACAACAGTGGCTGCTTATCAATGAAAACTGTACGCAGAGGATGACTCCGACCCACCGTCCCATGGTGTATCTCCTTGTGGGGAATATTGAAGAGGGCATCATTTCAGTAAATCAGGTTTATCGTTGGCAGAGGAGGGACTCCCAGCTGACTTTGGCCACTCAGAAGTGGAGACACCATAAATGCTTGTAA